The Streptococcus sp. DTU_2020_1001019_1_SI_AUS_MUR_006 sequence TTTGGAGCAAACGGTGTTTGTAAATCTATCAATACTGCTTGTGCTTCTTCAAATGATGCAATTGGGGATGCCTTTCGTTCCATCAAGTTTGGTTACCAAGATGTTATGCTAGTTGGTGGTTCTGAGGCTTCTATCACTCCATTTGCCATTGCAGGTTTCCAAGCCTTGACAGCTCTTTCAACAACAGAGGATCCAAGTCGTGCCTCTATTCCATTTGACAAAGACCGTAATGGATTTGTCATGGGTGAAGGATCAGGTATGTTGGTTCTTGAAAGTTTAGAGCATGCTGAAAAACGCGGTGCAACTATCCTAGCTGAAGTTGTTGGTTACGGAAATACTTGTGACGCCTACCATATGACTTCACCACATCCAGAAGGTCAAGGAGCTATTAAGGCCATCAAATTAGCCTTGGAAGAAGCTGAGATTTCTCCAGACCAAGTAGCCTATGTCAATGCTCATGGAACCTCGACTCCTGCCAATGAAAAAGGAGAAAGTGGTGCCATTGTATCTGTTCTAGGTAAGGATGTTCCAGTTTCTTCAACCAAATCCTTCACAGGTCATTTGCTGGGAGCAGCAGGGGCTGTTGAAGCCATTGCTACTATTGAAGCTATTCGTCATAGCTATGTTCCAATGACAGCCGGAACGAAAGAATTATCAGACTATATCGAAGCGAACGTTATCTATGGACAGGGATTGGAGTGTGGAATTCCATATGCTATCTCAAATACCTTTGGATTTGGTGGGCATAATGCAGTCCTTGTTTTCAAACGTTGGGAGAATAAGTAAAGATGAATTTAAATGAAATCAAAGACTTGATGGCGCAATTTGACCAGTCAAGCTTGAAAGAATTTTCTTATAAAAATGGAACGGACGAGTTGGTCTTCAGTAAGAATGAAGCGAAACTTGTTGCAGAAGCAAGTCCAGCACCTCAAGCTCAAACTACACCAGCTGTAGAAGTAGTTTCAGAATCAAGTGCTAGTGAATCTGTAGCTGAGGGGGACCTTGTAGAAAGTCCACTTGTCGGAGTTGCTTACTTGGCTGCCGGACCAGACAAACCTAATTTTGTTTCAGTCGGTGATACTGTTAAAAAAGGCCAAACCTTGGTCATCATCGAAGCCATGAAGATCATGAATGAAATTCCAGCACCTAAAGATGGTGTTGTAACAGAAATTTTAGTTGAAAATGAAGAAATGGTTGAGTTTGGGAAAGGCTTGGTACGTATCAAATGATTGATATTCAAGGAATTAAAGAAGCTTTGCCACACCGTTATCCCATGCTCTTAGTGGATCGTGTCTTAGAAGTTAGCGAAGATACCATTGTTGCTATTAAAAATGTGACGATTAACGAACCTTTCTTCAATGGACACTTTCCAGCTTACCCTGTGATGCCAGGTGTCTTGATCATGGAAGCTTTGGCACAAACAGCAGGTGTTTTGGAATTATCAAAACCTGAAAACAAAGGGAAGCTTGTCTTATATGCTGGTATGGACAAAGTTAAATTTAAGAAACAAGTTGTTCCTGGTGATCAGCTTGTCATGACAGCAACTTTTGTCAAACGTCGTGGCACAATCGCCGTAGTAGAAGCGAAGGCAGAAGTAGATGGAAAGCTTGCAGCAAGCGGTACTCTGACCTTTGCTATTGGAAACTAGGGAGGTTTTCCATGTTTCGTAAGATTTTAATTGCCAATCGTGGTGAAATCGCTGTTCGTATTATTCGTGCGGCACGAGAATTAGGAATTGCAACAGTCGCTGTCTATTCGACTGCTGACAAGGAAGCTCTCCACACGCTTTTGGCTGATGAGGCTATCTGTATCGGCCCTGGGAAGGCTACAGAATCTTATCTGAACATCAATGCCATCCTATCAGCTGCGGTCTTGACTGAAGCTGAGGCTATTCACCCTGGATTTGGATTTTTAAGTGAAAATTCTAAATTTGCAACCATGTGTGAAGAAGTCGGTATTAAATTTATCGGCCCGTCAGCTCGTGTCATGGATGTCATGGGTGATAAAATTAACGCCCGTGCTCAAATGATTAAGGCCAATGTGCCCGTCATTCCAGGGTCAGATGGAGAAGTCTATAATGCTGAAGAGGCTCTTGCTATTGCTGAAAAGATTGGTTATCCAGTCATGCTTAAGGCATCAGCTGGAGGTGGTGGTAAAGGGATTCGTAAGGTTGAAAAGGCAGAAGATCTTGTATCAGCCTTTGAAACAGCCTCTAGTGAAGCTAAGGCTAACTTTGGCAATGGGGCCATGTATCTTGAACGTGTCATTTATCCTGCCCGCCACATTGAAGTACAGATTCTTGCTGATCAAATGGGACATGTTATTCACCTAGGTGAACGTGACTGTTCGCTGCAGCGAAATAACCAAAAGGTTTT is a genomic window containing:
- the fabF gene encoding beta-ketoacyl-ACP synthase II, yielding MKLNRVVVTGYGVTSPIGNTPEEFWNSLKTGKIGIGEITKFDHSEFAVHNAAEIQDFPFDKYFVKKDTNRFDAYSLYALYAAQEAVNNANLDVETLDRDRFGVIVASGIGGIKEIEDQVLRLHDKGPKRVKPLTLPKALPNMASGNVAMRFGANGVCKSINTACASSNDAIGDAFRSIKFGYQDVMLVGGSEASITPFAIAGFQALTALSTTEDPSRASIPFDKDRNGFVMGEGSGMLVLESLEHAEKRGATILAEVVGYGNTCDAYHMTSPHPEGQGAIKAIKLALEEAEISPDQVAYVNAHGTSTPANEKGESGAIVSVLGKDVPVSSTKSFTGHLLGAAGAVEAIATIEAIRHSYVPMTAGTKELSDYIEANVIYGQGLECGIPYAISNTFGFGGHNAVLVFKRWENK
- the accB gene encoding acetyl-CoA carboxylase biotin carboxyl carrier protein, with the translated sequence MNLNEIKDLMAQFDQSSLKEFSYKNGTDELVFSKNEAKLVAEASPAPQAQTTPAVEVVSESSASESVAEGDLVESPLVGVAYLAAGPDKPNFVSVGDTVKKGQTLVIIEAMKIMNEIPAPKDGVVTEILVENEEMVEFGKGLVRIK
- the fabZ gene encoding 3-hydroxyacyl-ACP dehydratase FabZ, whose translation is MIDIQGIKEALPHRYPMLLVDRVLEVSEDTIVAIKNVTINEPFFNGHFPAYPVMPGVLIMEALAQTAGVLELSKPENKGKLVLYAGMDKVKFKKQVVPGDQLVMTATFVKRRGTIAVVEAKAEVDGKLAASGTLTFAIGN
- the accC gene encoding acetyl-CoA carboxylase biotin carboxylase subunit gives rise to the protein MFRKILIANRGEIAVRIIRAARELGIATVAVYSTADKEALHTLLADEAICIGPGKATESYLNINAILSAAVLTEAEAIHPGFGFLSENSKFATMCEEVGIKFIGPSARVMDVMGDKINARAQMIKANVPVIPGSDGEVYNAEEALAIAEKIGYPVMLKASAGGGGKGIRKVEKAEDLVSAFETASSEAKANFGNGAMYLERVIYPARHIEVQILADQMGHVIHLGERDCSLQRNNQKVLEESPSIAIGKTLRNEIGAAAVRAAESVGYENAGTIEFLLDEASGKFYFMEMNTRVQVEHPVTEFVSGVDIVKEQIRIAAGQPLTLKQEDIVLKGHAIECRINAENPAFNFAPSPGKITNLYLPSGGVGLRVDSAVYPGYTIPPYYDSMIAKIIVHGENRFDALMKMQRALYELEIEGVVTNADFQLDLISDRRVIAGDYDTSFLMETFLPHYQEKE